Proteins from one Longimicrobiaceae bacterium genomic window:
- the rpsT gene encoding 30S ribosomal protein S20, which yields MPNVKSAEKRMRTSAIRADRNRQYRSRLRTALKKVRQADDAQTGAAALQEAARMLDKAAAKRIIHPNKAARAKSRLTAMIRKLDTAAA from the coding sequence TTGCCGAACGTCAAGTCCGCCGAAAAGAGGATGCGGACCAGTGCGATCCGCGCCGACCGCAACCGGCAGTATCGCTCGCGGCTCCGCACCGCGCTCAAGAAGGTCCGTCAGGCGGACGACGCCCAGACGGGCGCCGCCGCCCTTCAGGAGGCCGCCCGCATGCTCGACAAGGCTGCTGCCAAGCGCATCATCCATCCGAACAAGGCCGCCCGCGCCAAGTCGCGCCTGACCGCCATGATCCGGAAGCTCGACACCGCCGCCGCGTAA